One segment of Bradyrhizobium sp. CB2312 DNA contains the following:
- a CDS encoding glycosyltransferase family 2 protein, with the protein MTLGSDVSALTTTAANAAAKGLSIVVPVYNEAAGLSALHQRICDLSRTLRQRYRLSCEVVYVDDGSADATLSIARSLPADAIDIQVVSLSRNFGKEAALMAGLDHARLGAVMFMDGDGQHPPALVEQLVRHWIDDGYDVVYTAKAHRDNETFLRRLAVHGFYALINWGARQKIPEDAGDFRLLSPRAVTALRQLPERNRFFKGLASWIGFRQIRVDYEPAPRAHGVTTFNAARLLGLSIEGLTSFSVAPLRFASLLGVILAGIAFLFGLSILWEVFTTGKQVPGYPSLVVGLMTIGGVQLIMIGIVGEYIGKILSELKARPIYFVAEHSEKHFEADDAAKRTAAE; encoded by the coding sequence ATGACGCTGGGCTCTGATGTTTCCGCCCTGACGACCACCGCAGCGAATGCCGCCGCAAAAGGGCTGTCGATTGTCGTCCCCGTCTATAACGAGGCGGCGGGCCTTTCCGCCCTGCACCAGCGCATCTGCGATCTCTCCAGGACCCTGCGGCAGCGCTATCGGCTGTCCTGCGAGGTCGTCTATGTCGACGACGGCAGCGCGGATGCGACGCTGTCGATCGCACGCAGCCTGCCGGCCGATGCGATCGACATCCAGGTGGTGTCGCTGTCGCGCAATTTCGGCAAGGAGGCGGCGCTGATGGCCGGCCTCGACCACGCCCGGCTCGGCGCCGTGATGTTCATGGACGGCGACGGCCAGCACCCCCCTGCTCTCGTCGAGCAGCTGGTGCGGCACTGGATCGATGACGGCTACGACGTCGTCTATACCGCCAAGGCGCATCGCGACAACGAGACCTTCCTGCGCCGGCTCGCCGTGCATGGCTTCTACGCGCTGATCAACTGGGGCGCACGCCAGAAGATCCCGGAGGACGCCGGCGACTTCCGCCTGCTCTCGCCGCGCGCGGTCACGGCGCTGCGGCAGCTGCCGGAGCGCAACCGCTTCTTCAAGGGCCTCGCCAGCTGGATCGGCTTCCGCCAGATCCGCGTCGATTACGAGCCGGCGCCGCGGGCCCATGGCGTCACCACCTTCAACGCCGCGCGGCTGCTCGGCCTGTCGATCGAAGGGCTGACCTCGTTCTCGGTGGCGCCGCTGCGCTTCGCCAGCCTGCTCGGCGTCATCCTCGCCGGCATCGCCTTTCTGTTTGGCCTGTCGATCCTCTGGGAGGTCTTCACGACAGGCAAGCAGGTCCCCGGCTATCCCTCGCTCGTGGTCGGCCTGATGACGATCGGCGGCGTGCAGCTGATCATGATCGGCATCGTCGGCGAATATATCGGCAAGATCCTTTCCGAGCTGAAGGCGCGCCCGATCTACTTCGTCGCCGAGCACAGCGAAAAGCATTTCGAGGCCGATGACGCCGCCAAGAGGACCGCGGCCGAATGA
- the hisG gene encoding ATP phosphoribosyltransferase: protein MSAPFVLAVPSKGRLQENTEAFFARAGLKLSKAGGARDYRGTIAGLDNVEVAYLSASEIAAQLSRGFAHLGVTGEDLVRENIADADKRVSLIEGLGFGYADVVVAVPQAWIDVRTMADLDDVTTGFREQHHMRMRVATKFINLTRAFFQNHGITDYRIVESAGATEGAPAAGSAELIVDITTTGATLAANGLRVLDDGVILRSQANLVASKDADWSPQARETARVILDHIAARARANKYREVRTRFRQCDDALLGEAHSRFGVEAPFGGPTSSGMLTLHCPPGQLYALASFLREHGAETVSVVSLDYVFDRENPLFARLEAFLRQ from the coding sequence ATGAGCGCGCCGTTCGTTCTGGCCGTTCCCTCCAAGGGCCGCCTGCAGGAAAACACCGAGGCGTTCTTCGCCCGCGCCGGGCTCAAGCTGTCGAAGGCCGGCGGCGCCCGCGATTATCGCGGCACCATTGCGGGCCTCGACAATGTCGAGGTCGCCTACCTCTCGGCCAGCGAGATCGCCGCACAGCTGTCGCGCGGCTTCGCGCATCTCGGCGTCACCGGCGAGGACCTGGTACGCGAGAACATCGCGGACGCCGACAAGCGCGTGTCGCTGATCGAAGGGCTTGGCTTCGGCTATGCCGACGTCGTCGTCGCGGTGCCGCAGGCCTGGATCGACGTGCGCACCATGGCCGACCTCGACGACGTCACCACCGGCTTCCGCGAGCAGCATCACATGCGAATGCGGGTCGCGACCAAGTTCATCAACCTCACCCGCGCCTTCTTCCAGAACCACGGCATCACCGACTACCGCATCGTCGAAAGCGCGGGCGCGACCGAAGGCGCGCCGGCGGCGGGCAGCGCCGAACTGATCGTGGACATCACCACCACCGGCGCGACGCTTGCCGCCAACGGCTTGCGGGTTCTCGATGACGGCGTGATCCTGCGCAGCCAGGCCAATCTTGTGGCGTCAAAAGACGCCGACTGGTCGCCGCAGGCGCGCGAGACCGCGCGCGTCATCCTCGATCACATCGCCGCAAGAGCGCGGGCCAACAAATACCGCGAGGTTCGGACCCGCTTCCGCCAGTGCGACGACGCCCTGCTCGGCGAGGCCCACAGCCGGTTCGGCGTCGAAGCCCCGTTCGGCGGCCCGACCTCGTCAGGTATGCTGACGCTGCACTGCCCGCCGGGCCAGCTCTATGCGCTCGCCAGCTTCCTGCGCGAGCATGGCGCCGAGACCGTCTCGGTGGTCTCGCTCGACTATGTGTTCGACCGGGAAAACCCGCTGTTCGCCAGGCTCGAGGCGTTCCTGCGGCAGTGA
- a CDS encoding ATP phosphoribosyltransferase regulatory subunit: MTATATSNAAGSAAWADTLLLSFAQAGYVRAEPAILQPAEPFLDLSGEDIRKSLYLTTDLSGEELCLRPDLTIPVARDYLASSRAGQPAGFSYLGPVFRYRSGQASEFLQAGIESFGRQDRAAADAEMLALALEATSAFGVRDVEIRTGDVALFNALLDALNLFPVWRRRLVKDFNRKISLEKDLEKLAAAATATRSEYEGVLAALAGSDRKAALAFVTDLMSIAGTTNVGGRTTAEIADRFLEQSTLKGGALPREAIAVLKRFLSISGNPDDAIAALRALTLDAKLDLAAAIDQFESRVGFMAARGIDVKQTRFSTAFGRGLDYYTGFEFELHHRGNGAEPLVAGGRYDGLMTQLGSAEPIPAVGFSVWIDALSQIGRKVGA; encoded by the coding sequence ATGACCGCGACTGCCACCTCAAATGCTGCCGGCTCCGCCGCCTGGGCGGATACGCTGCTCTTGTCGTTCGCGCAGGCCGGCTATGTCAGGGCCGAGCCGGCGATCCTGCAACCGGCCGAGCCGTTCCTGGATCTGTCCGGCGAGGACATCCGCAAGAGCCTGTACCTGACCACGGACCTCTCCGGCGAGGAGCTCTGCCTGCGCCCGGACCTCACCATTCCGGTCGCCCGCGACTACCTCGCATCTAGCCGCGCCGGCCAGCCGGCCGGATTCAGCTATCTCGGTCCGGTGTTCCGCTACCGCAGCGGCCAGGCCAGCGAATTCCTTCAGGCCGGCATCGAATCATTCGGCCGTCAGGACCGCGCCGCGGCCGATGCCGAAATGCTGGCGCTGGCGCTGGAAGCGACCAGCGCCTTCGGCGTCCGCGACGTCGAGATCCGCACCGGCGACGTCGCGCTGTTCAATGCGCTGCTCGACGCGCTGAATCTTTTTCCGGTCTGGCGCCGCCGCCTGGTCAAGGATTTCAACCGCAAGATCAGTCTGGAGAAAGATCTGGAGAAGCTGGCGGCCGCGGCCACCGCGACCCGCAGCGAATATGAGGGCGTGCTCGCCGCACTCGCCGGCTCCGATCGCAAGGCGGCGCTGGCCTTCGTCACCGATCTGATGTCGATCGCCGGCACCACCAATGTCGGCGGCCGCACCACGGCGGAGATCGCTGATCGTTTCCTGGAGCAATCGACGCTGAAGGGCGGCGCGCTGCCGCGCGAGGCGATCGCCGTGCTCAAGCGCTTCCTGTCGATATCAGGCAATCCGGACGACGCCATCGCCGCGCTGCGCGCGCTCACGCTTGATGCGAAGCTCGATCTGGCTGCCGCAATCGACCAGTTCGAGAGCCGGGTCGGCTTCATGGCGGCGCGCGGCATCGACGTGAAGCAGACACGCTTCTCGACCGCGTTCGGGCGCGGCCTCGACTATTACACCGGCTTCGAATTCGAGCTGCATCACCGCGGCAACGGCGCCGAGCCGCTGGTCGCCGGCGGCCGCTATGACGGGCTGATGACCCAGCTTGGATCGGCCGAGCCGATCCCCGCGGTCGGGTTCTCGGTCTGGATCGATGCGCTGAGCCAGATCGGCCGCAAGGTGGGAGCTTAA
- a CDS encoding helix-turn-helix domain-containing protein — translation MDRSRLNIARDGAQKVAANGVLSFQGLRPSSALELQSYDFDHFGETERYAGASSMPLSAGTTAIMRARLSLPNMTLSLVRTFPRIIRGYDLAHAVAVVVPMDHVTATRINGQTIGSSIVILKGVSDCLVYEPAGRLIGVAYFSPPGRESWAQLSDGYHLLNTAPCMLAALRGLISATLETAAYDPDFPDEPASRGVVEQSLFGAIDAAIRTGVNSAPVPSLTNRYRRIVVDMEESIRRNLMIWPKTTELAEQMGVSVRTLQSATLAICGMSPNRYSRVLRLWSVRKQLRVGPAARSVKSCAIAHGFWHLSEFAASYRAAFGELPSETLHRSLRGE, via the coding sequence ATGGATCGAAGCCGTCTCAACATCGCTCGCGACGGAGCGCAAAAAGTAGCGGCGAACGGGGTGCTGTCGTTCCAGGGGCTGCGGCCATCCTCAGCCCTCGAGCTTCAATCGTACGACTTCGATCATTTCGGCGAAACCGAGCGATATGCCGGCGCATCCAGCATGCCGTTGTCTGCCGGGACAACTGCCATCATGCGCGCCAGGCTCAGCCTGCCAAACATGACCCTCTCGCTGGTGAGGACCTTCCCGCGGATCATTCGCGGTTATGACCTGGCCCATGCCGTCGCCGTGGTGGTTCCGATGGATCATGTGACCGCGACCCGGATCAACGGGCAGACGATTGGCAGCTCGATCGTGATTCTAAAGGGGGTGTCCGACTGCCTGGTCTATGAGCCCGCGGGGCGCCTGATAGGTGTTGCGTATTTCAGTCCGCCCGGGCGCGAATCTTGGGCACAACTAAGCGACGGCTATCACCTGCTGAATACGGCACCTTGCATGCTCGCCGCTCTGCGCGGCTTGATCTCCGCGACGCTTGAAACCGCAGCCTATGATCCAGATTTCCCGGACGAGCCAGCCTCGCGAGGCGTCGTCGAGCAATCGCTATTCGGCGCCATCGATGCCGCAATCCGGACCGGCGTGAACAGTGCGCCTGTCCCATCCTTGACGAATCGCTATCGGCGGATCGTCGTGGACATGGAAGAGTCGATCCGGCGCAATCTGATGATCTGGCCCAAGACCACCGAACTGGCAGAGCAGATGGGCGTGTCTGTGCGGACTCTCCAGAGTGCGACGCTGGCCATCTGCGGCATGAGCCCGAATCGCTACAGCCGGGTCTTGCGCCTTTGGTCGGTGCGCAAGCAGCTGCGTGTCGGCCCGGCAGCGCGCAGTGTGAAGTCCTGCGCGATTGCGCATGGTTTCTGGCATCTCAGCGAGTTCGCGGCGAGCTACAGGGCAGCATTCGGAGAACTGCCGTCCGAGACCCTGCACCGGTCGCTGCGAGGGGAATAG
- a CDS encoding 16S rRNA (uracil(1498)-N(3))-methyltransferase: MPSHDFRAPRLFVDAPLAQDAKVALDRDQSNYLGNVLRLAAGAEVLAFNGRDGEWQAAIEGRKRPDGLVILQQTRPQDRLADLAYVFAPLKHARLDYMVQKAIEMGAATLQPVLTRFSQASRVNTERMRANVVEAAEQCGILSIATVAEPVPLERYLSQRPADRLLIFCDEAADVQNSVRSLQNARQAAGQGIDVLIGPEGGFAEEERALLLRQPKILRLALGPRIMRADTAAVAALALVQAVLGDWGGGGD, translated from the coding sequence ATGCCCTCCCACGATTTCCGCGCCCCCCGCCTGTTCGTCGACGCTCCCCTCGCCCAGGACGCCAAGGTCGCGCTCGACCGCGACCAGAGCAATTACCTCGGCAATGTGCTGCGGCTGGCCGCCGGGGCCGAGGTTTTGGCCTTCAACGGCCGCGACGGCGAGTGGCAGGCCGCCATCGAGGGCCGCAAGCGGCCGGATGGGCTGGTGATCTTGCAGCAGACCCGACCCCAGGACCGGCTGGCCGACCTCGCTTACGTCTTCGCCCCGCTCAAGCATGCCCGGCTCGACTACATGGTCCAGAAGGCCATCGAGATGGGGGCCGCGACGCTGCAACCGGTCCTGACCCGGTTCAGCCAGGCCTCCCGGGTCAATACCGAGCGGATGCGCGCCAATGTCGTCGAGGCGGCCGAGCAATGCGGCATCCTCAGCATCGCCACCGTCGCCGAGCCGGTGCCGCTGGAGCGCTACCTGAGCCAGCGCCCCGCCGACCGGCTGCTGATCTTTTGCGACGAGGCGGCAGATGTCCAAAATTCCGTCCGGAGCCTGCAAAACGCGCGGCAGGCCGCGGGCCAGGGGATCGACGTGCTGATCGGCCCCGAAGGCGGCTTTGCCGAGGAAGAGCGGGCATTGCTGCTGCGGCAGCCCAAGATCCTCCGGCTGGCCCTGGGCCCCCGGATCATGCGGGCGGACACCGCCGCCGTGGCGGCGCTGGCGCTGGTGCAGGCGGTGCTGGGCGATTGGGGCGGCGGCGGGGACTAG
- the ubiA gene encoding 4-hydroxybenzoate octaprenyltransferase produces the protein MSDTSARVADSTGNWVDTLAPRWARPYLRLSRFDRPIGSWLLLMPCWWSAALASGMAHDIRRLPLTIVLFFIGAFAMRGAGCAWNDITDRDLDARVERTRSRPLPAGQITVKQALAFLVALALVGLVVLLQFNRFAVLTGIASLVVVAVYPFMKRVTWWPQVFLGLAFSWGALMGFAVTFGRIDVTALVLYAGSIAWVIGYDTIYAHQDAEDDALIGVKSTARLFGAHTHQALILFYGLAVVLIGVALASGDVRWPAWLGLMAFAAHLAFQIARLNIHDPALCLRLFKSNRDAGLLLFAGLLADAVMRAA, from the coding sequence ATGAGCGACACATCCGCCCGTGTTGCCGATTCCACCGGCAACTGGGTCGATACGCTCGCGCCACGATGGGCGCGACCTTACTTGCGCCTGTCCCGCTTCGATCGTCCGATCGGCTCCTGGCTCTTGTTGATGCCGTGCTGGTGGTCCGCGGCGCTCGCGAGCGGCATGGCACACGACATCCGCCGCCTGCCGCTCACCATTGTGCTGTTCTTCATTGGCGCCTTTGCGATGCGCGGGGCAGGCTGCGCCTGGAACGACATCACCGATCGCGACCTCGACGCCAGGGTCGAGCGCACCCGCTCGCGGCCGCTGCCCGCGGGACAAATCACCGTGAAGCAGGCGCTGGCCTTCCTGGTCGCGCTGGCGCTGGTCGGCCTCGTCGTGCTGCTCCAGTTCAACCGCTTTGCCGTCCTGACCGGCATCGCCTCGCTCGTGGTCGTCGCCGTCTATCCCTTCATGAAGCGCGTCACCTGGTGGCCGCAGGTCTTTCTCGGGCTCGCCTTCTCCTGGGGCGCGCTGATGGGCTTTGCCGTCACCTTCGGACGCATCGATGTCACCGCGCTGGTGCTCTATGCCGGGTCGATCGCCTGGGTGATCGGCTACGACACGATCTATGCGCATCAGGATGCCGAGGACGACGCGCTGATCGGCGTCAAATCCACTGCGCGACTGTTCGGCGCGCACACCCACCAGGCCTTGATCCTGTTCTACGGTCTCGCGGTGGTGCTGATCGGTGTCGCACTGGCATCAGGCGATGTGCGCTGGCCGGCATGGCTCGGGCTTATGGCCTTTGCGGCGCATCTCGCCTTTCAGATCGCGCGGCTGAATATCCACGATCCGGCGCTGTGCCTACGCCTGTTCAAGTCGAACCGCGATGCGGGCCTGCTGCTGTTCGCGGGATTGCTGGCCGACGCCGTCATGAGGGCGGCGTAG
- a CDS encoding DUF6101 family protein — protein MRRQTATCGVAPAGSSRSLRLDPLSLPVRFDAHDPRADGHTRQIELHRERVVLRRAVRGMQMAINVRVSDFVGVALRGNDEAQALVLVHRDPSLSVPLLVSADGEELNEAWAIWSELFALPQLDEGARKPAARRRRANAIRTRRPKFLMRRRTGIARELPVHHGEREIIARN, from the coding sequence GTGAGGCGTCAAACAGCAACATGCGGGGTCGCTCCCGCCGGGTCGAGCCGCTCCTTGCGGCTCGACCCTCTTTCCCTTCCGGTCCGCTTCGATGCGCACGATCCGCGCGCCGACGGACACACCAGGCAGATCGAGCTTCATCGCGAACGAGTCGTGCTGCGCCGTGCCGTCCGCGGCATGCAGATGGCGATCAACGTGCGCGTCAGCGACTTCGTGGGCGTCGCGCTGCGCGGCAATGACGAGGCGCAGGCGCTCGTCCTCGTGCATCGCGATCCCTCGCTCTCCGTTCCGCTGCTGGTCAGCGCCGATGGCGAAGAACTCAACGAGGCCTGGGCGATCTGGAGCGAGCTCTTCGCGCTGCCGCAGCTAGACGAAGGCGCGCGCAAGCCCGCAGCCCGCCGTCGCCGCGCCAACGCGATCCGCACCCGCCGTCCGAAATTTTTGATGCGTCGCCGTACCGGTATCGCGCGCGAACTGCCGGTTCATCACGGCGAACGCGAGATCATCGCGCGGAATTGA
- a CDS encoding TldD/PmbA family protein has translation MNPSPSSTLSPQGSSQGSSKANRDLFDQSALSDLAQRLVEAARRAGADAADAVAVRGVSQGVEVRDGRVEESERSEGDDVGLRVLVGQRQAVVSTNDVSGDAVTKLAERAVAMAKVAPSDKYVGLADPALLARDFPELDLLDPDVPATSELERRALAAEAAALAVKGVTKSGGASASAGMGGMVLVTSTGFHGSYLRSSQGISATAISGEGTGMERDYDFTSAPHASDLLSPEVVGRSAGERTVARFNPRKVETCKVPVVFDPRVAGSLVGHLVGAINGASIARKTSFLKDKLGQQLFAKNIRIVDDPLRKRGLRSQSFDAEGVAVKRTALVDEGVLTTWLLDCATARELGLTTTGHAHRGVSSSPSPGPYNLHLEAGTPTPAELIADIKQGFYVTDLIGSGVNGVTGDYSRGASGFWIENGEITYPVSEVTIAGHLFEIFKSMQPANNLEFRYGINAPTVRIEGLTLGGR, from the coding sequence GTGAACCCTTCACCAAGCTCGACGCTTTCGCCCCAGGGCTCTTCACAGGGCTCTTCAAAAGCCAATCGCGATCTGTTCGACCAGTCCGCGCTGTCCGATCTCGCACAGCGGCTGGTGGAGGCGGCGAGGCGCGCCGGCGCCGATGCGGCCGATGCGGTCGCGGTGCGCGGCGTCTCGCAGGGCGTCGAGGTGCGCGACGGCCGCGTCGAGGAATCCGAGCGGTCCGAGGGCGACGATGTCGGCCTGCGTGTCCTTGTCGGCCAGCGCCAGGCGGTGGTCTCGACCAACGACGTCAGCGGCGATGCCGTGACCAAGCTTGCGGAACGCGCGGTCGCGATGGCGAAGGTCGCACCATCAGACAAATATGTCGGTCTCGCCGATCCCGCGCTGCTCGCGCGCGATTTCCCCGAGCTCGATCTGCTCGATCCCGATGTGCCCGCAACCTCGGAGCTCGAGCGCCGCGCGCTCGCGGCTGAAGCCGCCGCGCTCGCCGTGAAGGGCGTGACCAAGTCGGGCGGTGCCTCGGCCTCCGCAGGCATGGGCGGCATGGTGCTCGTCACCTCGACCGGCTTCCACGGCTCTTATTTGCGCTCCAGCCAGGGCATCTCGGCCACCGCCATATCAGGCGAAGGCACCGGCATGGAGCGCGACTACGACTTCACCTCGGCGCCGCATGCCTCCGATCTGTTGTCGCCGGAGGTCGTCGGCCGTTCCGCCGGCGAGCGCACGGTGGCGCGCTTCAATCCGCGCAAGGTCGAGACCTGCAAGGTGCCGGTCGTGTTCGACCCGCGCGTCGCCGGCTCGCTGGTCGGCCATCTCGTCGGCGCCATCAACGGCGCCTCGATCGCGCGCAAGACCAGCTTCCTGAAGGACAAGCTCGGCCAGCAGCTGTTCGCCAAGAACATCCGCATCGTCGACGATCCCCTGCGCAAGCGCGGCCTGCGCTCGCAGAGCTTCGATGCCGAAGGCGTCGCGGTGAAGCGGACCGCGCTGGTCGACGAGGGCGTGCTGACGACCTGGCTGCTCGACTGCGCCACCGCGCGCGAGCTCGGCCTTACCACCACCGGCCATGCCCATCGCGGCGTCTCGTCCTCGCCCTCGCCGGGGCCGTACAATCTGCATCTCGAAGCCGGCACACCGACACCAGCGGAATTGATCGCCGACATCAAGCAGGGCTTCTACGTCACCGATTTGATCGGCTCGGGCGTCAACGGCGTCACCGGCGATTACAGCCGTGGCGCCTCCGGCTTCTGGATCGAGAACGGCGAGATCACCTATCCCGTCAGCGAGGTGACGATCGCCGGCCACCTGTTCGAGATCTTCAAGTCGATGCAGCCGGCCAACAATCTGGAGTTCCGCTACGGCATCAATGCGCCGACGGTGCGCATCGAGGGTTTGACGCTTGGCGGACGTTGA
- a CDS encoding 3'(2'),5'-bisphosphate nucleotidase CysQ, which translates to MADVDAHSLETILTRDAALLKDTVREAGSLAHSMFRTELKKWIKGASSPVSEADIAVNDLLEARLRSATPGYGWLSEESADDSTRLSRRLTWVVDPIDGTRNYLNGHDEWCVSVALVEDAAPVLAAVYAPASDEFFFAARGQGTTLNGKTVRAAGGSALDFSRVAGPKPMVERLNTAGGDIRLHPRIGSLALRLCRVADGVLDAAFAGGNSHDWDLAAADLIVQEADGRMSDLSGDPILYNRREVAHGVLVAAGRDRHASIVAHFRNRPLA; encoded by the coding sequence TTGGCGGACGTTGACGCGCACTCCCTCGAAACCATCCTGACGCGTGATGCGGCGCTGCTGAAAGACACGGTGCGGGAGGCGGGCAGCCTCGCGCATTCGATGTTCCGCACCGAGCTGAAGAAGTGGATCAAGGGCGCGTCCTCGCCGGTCTCGGAAGCCGACATCGCCGTCAACGACCTGCTCGAGGCGCGCCTGCGCTCAGCGACTCCCGGCTATGGCTGGCTGTCGGAGGAGAGTGCCGACGATTCCACGCGGCTGTCGCGGCGGCTGACCTGGGTGGTCGATCCCATCGACGGCACCCGCAACTATCTCAATGGCCATGACGAATGGTGCGTTAGCGTCGCGCTGGTCGAGGATGCCGCGCCGGTGCTGGCCGCGGTGTACGCGCCGGCCAGCGACGAGTTCTTCTTCGCGGCCCGCGGCCAGGGCACCACGCTCAACGGCAAGACCGTTCGGGCAGCGGGCGGATCGGCGCTCGACTTCTCTCGCGTCGCCGGCCCGAAGCCGATGGTCGAGCGACTCAATACCGCCGGCGGCGACATCAGGCTGCATCCGCGAATCGGCTCGCTGGCGCTGCGCCTGTGCCGGGTCGCCGATGGCGTGCTGGATGCGGCTTTTGCGGGCGGCAACAGCCATGATTGGGACCTTGCGGCGGCCGATTTGATCGTGCAGGAAGCGGATGGTAGGATGAGCGACCTCTCCGGAGATCCCATCCTCTATAACCGCCGGGAAGTGGCGCACGGGGTGCTGGTGGCAGCGGGTCGCGATCGTCATGCGAGCATTGTCGCGCATTTTCGAAACCGCCCCTTAGCCTGA
- a CDS encoding DUF4170 domain-containing protein → MPDSAPQQLLHLVIGGELVDLEHNTFKNLDDVEIVGLYPNYATAHAAWRAKAQSTVDNAQMRYFIVHLHRLLDPTQESKPAR, encoded by the coding sequence ATGCCAGATAGTGCCCCGCAACAATTGCTGCATCTCGTCATCGGCGGAGAGCTCGTCGATCTCGAGCACAACACCTTCAAGAACCTGGACGACGTCGAGATCGTCGGCCTCTATCCGAACTACGCGACTGCCCACGCCGCCTGGCGGGCCAAGGCGCAGAGCACGGTCGACAATGCGCAGATGCGCTATTTCATCGTCCATCTCCACCGGCTGCTCGACCCTACCCAAGAATCGAAGCCGGCGCGTTGA
- a CDS encoding lysophospholipid acyltransferase family protein, which translates to MKKLLRNTLRSSWFQRAVGILAAEYLRFVWRTNTFTFEPPDVYDIVEPQIPAIFAFWHGQHFLTPFIKNKDSYKARVLISRHRDGEYNAIAAERLGIGTIRGSGDHGGAFHRKGGVGAFKEMVRTLEDGCNVALTADVPKRARVAGLGIIMLARESGRPIMPFAMATSRFIRLKNWDRSTINLPFGRGALVGIKEIHVPPDADAAMMETLRLELEETLNEATRRAYAQLGRPGPADG; encoded by the coding sequence TTGAAGAAACTGCTTCGCAATACGCTGCGAAGCAGCTGGTTTCAGCGTGCCGTCGGGATCCTGGCGGCCGAATATCTGCGCTTTGTCTGGCGGACCAACACGTTCACGTTCGAGCCGCCCGACGTCTATGACATCGTCGAACCGCAGATCCCGGCGATCTTCGCGTTCTGGCACGGCCAGCATTTCCTCACCCCGTTCATCAAGAACAAGGACTCCTACAAGGCCAGGGTCCTGATCTCGCGGCACCGCGACGGCGAGTACAACGCGATCGCCGCCGAACGGCTCGGCATCGGCACGATCAGGGGGTCCGGCGACCATGGCGGCGCCTTCCACCGCAAGGGCGGCGTCGGCGCCTTCAAGGAAATGGTGCGCACGCTTGAGGACGGTTGTAATGTCGCGCTGACCGCCGATGTCCCCAAGCGCGCGCGTGTGGCCGGGCTCGGCATCATCATGCTGGCACGGGAATCGGGGCGGCCGATCATGCCTTTCGCGATGGCGACCAGCCGATTCATCCGGCTCAAGAACTGGGACCGCAGCACCATCAATTTGCCATTCGGGCGGGGCGCATTGGTCGGCATCAAGGAAATCCACGTTCCGCCGGACGCCGACGCGGCCATGATGGAAACCCTGCGGCTCGAGCTGGAAGAAACCCTGAACGAGGCGACCCGCCGCGCCTATGCGCAGCTCGGCCGTCCGGGACCCGCAGATGGCTAG